A window from Candidatus Ozemobacteraceae bacterium encodes these proteins:
- a CDS encoding DUF721 domain-containing protein, translating to MNAEKPRYRSGIRPIGSMLTDTLAELRRQAWEARYGQQGGRGFSMRVARAAGSEMMQLGRLRKTWPSIVGPDLARHTAPERLFQGKLFVVCEDSQWMQTFIFVRTQVLERVGQLCLGTEIRTTVARLGRLPATAPIASPPQWPDWRGASVSDVPATKDRRLHDLILRCKAKLQARRNALAMSGLTPCPTCGAVTVRTGTTACAVCRHNARVEIRARLRTLLDETPWLTLDEVREHLPSVMPEELLAAKIDLLGEVRAAVEALGAQLRETPDETLVPRLRFEMIRAVILETGVRPDVMTPDAIDAMLPAEWKRLLERLSAEPREESDAC from the coding sequence ATGAACGCAGAAAAACCCCGGTATCGGAGCGGCATCCGTCCCATCGGAAGCATGCTCACGGATACCCTCGCCGAACTGCGGCGCCAGGCCTGGGAGGCCAGATACGGCCAGCAAGGCGGACGGGGGTTTTCCATGCGCGTCGCGCGTGCCGCCGGATCAGAAATGATGCAACTCGGGCGACTGCGTAAAACATGGCCGTCGATCGTCGGTCCCGATCTTGCGCGTCACACCGCTCCCGAGCGCCTGTTCCAGGGAAAGCTGTTCGTGGTCTGCGAAGACTCCCAATGGATGCAGACGTTCATATTCGTCCGCACCCAGGTGCTCGAGCGCGTCGGCCAGCTCTGCTTGGGAACGGAAATCCGGACCACCGTCGCGCGTCTCGGACGGCTGCCGGCAACGGCGCCGATCGCCAGCCCCCCCCAGTGGCCGGACTGGCGCGGAGCAAGCGTTTCCGACGTGCCCGCAACGAAGGACCGTCGGCTTCACGACCTGATTCTTCGATGCAAGGCCAAACTGCAGGCAAGGCGCAATGCTCTAGCCATGAGCGGACTGACCCCTTGCCCAACGTGTGGGGCCGTCACGGTCAGGACCGGAACGACCGCGTGTGCCGTCTGCCGGCACAACGCGAGGGTCGAGATCCGGGCCAGGCTTCGCACGCTGCTCGACGAAACTCCTTGGCTGACCCTCGACGAAGTCAGGGAGCATCTTCCAAGCGTAATGCCCGAAGAACTGCTCGCCGCCAAGATCGATCTCCTCGGCGAGGTTCGCGCGGCCGTCGAAGCGCTCGGGGCACAGCTTCGCGAAACACCCGATGAAACGCTCGTGCCGCGTCTGCGGTTCGAGATGATCCGAGCGGTGATCCTCGAAACGGGGGTTCGGCCCGATGTCATGACGCCCGATGCTATCGACGCCATGCTCCCGGCCGAATGGAAACGACTTCTCGAGCGCCTCAGCGCCGAACCCCGGGAGGAATCCGACGCATGCTGA
- a CDS encoding response regulator codes for MSKRIMIVDDTAVMRLMLRRLLEKNGYEVCAEASTGTEAVENYVAQKPDLVTMDLTMPEMDGITAVRKIIQIDPKAIVIMCSAMGQMEKVKAAIMAGARDFLVKPLQPERVLATIQKLLGE; via the coding sequence ATGTCCAAACGGATCATGATTGTCGATGACACGGCCGTGATGCGGCTGATGCTCAGGCGCCTCCTGGAGAAAAACGGGTATGAGGTGTGCGCCGAAGCTTCCACCGGCACGGAAGCCGTCGAGAATTATGTCGCCCAGAAACCGGACCTCGTCACCATGGATCTCACGATGCCCGAAATGGACGGCATCACCGCCGTCAGAAAGATCATCCAGATCGACCCAAAGGCGATCGTCATCATGTGTTCCGCCATGGGGCAGATGGAAAAAGTGAAAGCGGCTATCATGGCGGGGGCCAGGGATTTTCTGGTCAAGCCGCTCCAACCCGAACGGGTTCTCGCCACGATCCAGAAACTGCTCGGGGAATGA